A region of Spiribacter roseus DNA encodes the following proteins:
- a CDS encoding type II toxin-antitoxin system TacA family antitoxin, with amino-acid sequence MSANTDKKQERINLRLQPQAKAMLERAASFEGKTVSSFILASAITHAEEKIHEHETMQLAAQNANEFFQALDKPVRFNPRLVAALEEHQYRVANH; translated from the coding sequence ATGAGTGCAAACACGGACAAAAAGCAGGAGCGAATTAACCTCAGGCTACAGCCTCAGGCCAAAGCAATGCTGGAGCGTGCCGCGAGCTTTGAAGGCAAGACCGTGAGCAGCTTCATCCTAGCCAGCGCGATCACGCACGCCGAAGAGAAGATCCATGAACATGAGACCATGCAGCTAGCCGCCCAGAATGCCAATGAATTCTTTCAGGCGCTGGACAAGCCTGTTCGATTCAACCCGAGGCTCGTCGCGGCGCTCGAGGAACATCAATATCGCGTCGCGAATCATTAG
- a CDS encoding tRNA-binding protein translates to MDTIEFEDFARVELRVGTVIEVEAFPEARQPAWRLRIDFGPEIGERKSSAQITDLYDRQSLLGRQVVAVINFPPKQIGPFLSECLVTGFHRADGAVVLCAPDGAVPNGSRLA, encoded by the coding sequence ATGGATACCATCGAGTTTGAGGACTTCGCCCGCGTTGAGCTGCGCGTCGGCACGGTGATCGAGGTTGAGGCATTTCCCGAAGCCCGGCAGCCCGCCTGGCGACTGCGCATTGATTTCGGCCCGGAGATCGGCGAGCGCAAGTCCAGCGCGCAGATCACTGACCTCTACGATCGCCAGAGCCTGCTTGGCCGCCAGGTGGTGGCCGTCATCAACTTCCCGCCCAAACAGATTGGACCATTCCTGTCGGAATGCCTCGTCACCGGTTTTCACCGGGCGGATGGGGCCGTTGTGTTATGTGCCCCTGATGGCGCCGTCCCCAACGGCAGCCGGCTGGCGTGA
- a CDS encoding gamma-glutamylcyclotransferase family protein, producing the protein MKRIFVYGLLRPGFEGAGLLGDAEPLGAATTSGLLYDLGGYPGLVPGDGVVHGEVCAVDDTRLPALDAFEDYNPADPAGSLYIRTTVIAWLVASGEAITAQAYHYNRPVPEHAWIADGDYARYAAGRG; encoded by the coding sequence GTGAAACGCATTTTTGTCTACGGGCTGTTGCGACCGGGTTTTGAGGGCGCCGGGTTGCTGGGTGATGCCGAGCCGCTCGGGGCAGCGACAACGTCGGGTCTGCTCTACGACCTTGGCGGCTATCCGGGCCTGGTACCCGGCGATGGCGTTGTCCACGGCGAGGTCTGCGCGGTTGATGATACCCGTCTACCCGCGCTCGACGCCTTCGAGGATTACAACCCCGCCGATCCCGCCGGCTCGCTCTATATTCGCACGACGGTAATTGCCTGGCTTGTGGCCAGCGGCGAGGCGATCACAGCCCAGGCCTATCACTATAACCGCCCAGTGCCCGAACATGCCTGGATTGCGGACGGAGACTATGCGCGGTATGCCGCTGGACGGGGCTAG
- a CDS encoding DUF3427 domain-containing protein: protein MADHAPSAAMPLPRLIHGGADDPLLPQLLTSIRQASEIELAVSFIKSTGLALIFDALSERCNQQRPVRIRIITSDYLGVTDPQALRSLMLLSERGADVRVFETHGRSFHLKAYIFTREGGNRGEAFIGSSNISREALTAGLEWNYRVEGFDSTGEKRLAEIRNAFEAIFTADEARALDYAWIEAYERRRPMTRPVISPGSDDHELPTPDPTTTQLEALTALKNSRKAGYSRGLVVMATGLGKTYLAAFDAEQAGADRVLFVAHRAEILLQAEATFQRVFPKAQIGRYQGDERDTHADMLFASVQTLHQARHLARFDPDAFEYIIIDEFHHAAAGTYRRLLQHFMPNFLLGLTATPDRADQANILSLCDDNLVYSADLFDGIRASLLCPFHYYGILDETIDYQSLPWRNRRFEEHALENQLATRSRARHALREWRDKAALRTLAFCGSRRHADFMADYFQHAGISATSVHGSSTTSRDEAIERLTDGRISVVFSVDLFSEGVDIPAVDTILLLRPTESPVLFLQQIGRGLRQADGKDHLVVLDFVGNHRAFLNRPQALFEREATGDGLRKFTQAYRSSTLELPPGCFANYDLQFIEFLESLIPGNAGAEFENLRAALGRRPTATEAYRAGLSLRKLRDDAGHWWAFVGAKDELSDAEADCVTAHGDFLREVETTAMTKSYKMVLLEAFLEIDGFTAPPTLEALTAASAQIFHRRPALFDDLPRPLQSNDALDSETLSKEWRKNPIHFWTKGDKGPEVNRWFVVEGNHFRPTFTLSDQIDQTTFTNMVQELVDYRLAQYRPKEGGTGSTTVLPFPGGQGRPTIPYYSDLKIACGHFRTSNPEEPEHIGIPADVGRIDPERHFVARARGDSMNGGKRPIQNGDYLLMEWATPTSAGSITGSTMAIERADEAGDTQYLLREVIKDADGHYRLRAKNPEYEDLAADESMRTFARLKELLDPLAMARGQSFYRKEIPPLFGEVFNAAIWETGHVVLADRTHVLLVTLNKQGKQTKHRYLDHFMDDHTFYWQSQNQTKATSKRGREIIEQAKRGTRIHLFVRENRLKSDGRAAPFRYMGELEYLSHEGEEPMGVKFSVS, encoded by the coding sequence ATGGCCGATCATGCCCCGTCTGCAGCGATGCCTCTCCCCCGGCTGATCCACGGCGGCGCCGATGATCCGCTGCTGCCGCAGCTACTGACTTCAATTCGCCAAGCCTCAGAGATTGAGCTGGCAGTATCCTTTATTAAAAGTACTGGTCTTGCCCTAATCTTCGACGCCCTAAGCGAGCGTTGCAATCAGCAACGCCCCGTCCGAATCCGCATCATTACGAGTGATTATCTCGGCGTCACCGATCCTCAGGCCCTCCGCAGCCTAATGCTGCTGAGCGAGCGCGGCGCTGATGTTCGGGTATTCGAGACCCACGGCAGGAGCTTCCACCTCAAGGCCTATATTTTTACCCGCGAGGGTGGCAATCGCGGTGAGGCATTCATTGGTTCAAGCAATATAAGCCGCGAGGCGCTTACCGCTGGTCTCGAATGGAACTACCGGGTGGAGGGGTTCGATTCCACTGGGGAGAAGCGGCTTGCCGAAATCCGCAATGCGTTCGAAGCGATCTTTACCGCCGACGAGGCCCGCGCCTTGGATTACGCGTGGATCGAGGCCTATGAGCGGCGGCGGCCGATGACTCGTCCTGTAATTTCGCCCGGTAGCGACGATCATGAACTGCCCACCCCTGATCCAACCACGACTCAACTCGAGGCCCTAACCGCCCTGAAGAACTCCCGTAAGGCAGGCTATTCTCGGGGCCTGGTCGTGATGGCGACAGGCCTCGGCAAGACCTACCTGGCTGCATTCGATGCCGAGCAGGCCGGCGCCGACCGTGTGCTGTTCGTTGCTCACCGCGCCGAAATACTGTTACAGGCAGAGGCTACATTCCAGCGGGTTTTCCCGAAGGCGCAGATCGGTCGCTATCAGGGCGACGAGCGCGACACCCATGCCGATATGCTGTTCGCCTCAGTGCAGACACTGCACCAGGCGCGCCACCTAGCTCGGTTCGATCCCGACGCCTTCGAATACATCATTATCGACGAATTTCATCATGCCGCCGCCGGCACCTATCGCCGTTTGCTGCAGCATTTCATGCCGAACTTCCTGTTGGGTCTGACCGCAACTCCCGATCGCGCCGACCAGGCCAATATCCTGTCGCTTTGCGACGACAACCTGGTCTATAGCGCTGACCTATTCGATGGTATTCGGGCCTCACTGCTCTGCCCATTCCACTACTACGGTATCTTAGACGAGACTATCGACTACCAGTCGTTGCCTTGGCGTAATCGCCGATTCGAGGAACACGCCCTCGAAAACCAGTTAGCCACACGAAGCCGTGCTCGCCATGCTCTGCGTGAATGGCGGGATAAAGCTGCTCTGCGTACTCTCGCCTTTTGTGGATCACGCCGGCACGCGGACTTTATGGCTGACTATTTCCAACATGCAGGAATATCGGCGACTTCTGTCCATGGCAGTTCAACCACCAGCCGTGACGAGGCCATTGAGCGACTCACTGATGGCCGAATTTCGGTAGTCTTCTCAGTGGACCTTTTCAGCGAGGGCGTGGATATCCCGGCGGTGGATACCATCCTGCTACTACGACCCACCGAATCGCCGGTGCTTTTTCTGCAACAAATCGGCCGTGGGCTCCGCCAGGCGGATGGAAAAGACCACCTGGTCGTCCTGGACTTTGTGGGTAATCATCGGGCATTCCTAAATCGGCCTCAGGCCTTGTTTGAGCGCGAAGCTACCGGTGACGGATTGCGGAAGTTTACTCAGGCCTATCGAAGCAGCACGCTCGAACTGCCGCCTGGGTGCTTCGCCAACTATGACCTGCAGTTCATTGAATTCCTTGAAAGCCTGATTCCGGGCAATGCCGGAGCAGAATTCGAAAACCTGCGTGCCGCCCTTGGCCGTCGTCCTACCGCGACCGAAGCTTATCGAGCCGGCCTCAGCCTGAGGAAACTGCGCGATGACGCCGGGCACTGGTGGGCGTTCGTCGGCGCTAAAGATGAGCTGAGCGACGCAGAGGCAGATTGCGTCACCGCGCACGGTGATTTTCTGCGGGAGGTTGAGACTACAGCGATGACCAAGTCGTACAAGATGGTGCTTCTGGAGGCTTTCCTAGAGATCGATGGGTTCACTGCACCGCCAACGCTGGAGGCGCTCACTGCGGCGTCCGCGCAAATCTTCCACCGACGCCCTGCCCTTTTTGACGATTTGCCACGGCCCCTACAGTCGAACGATGCGCTTGATTCTGAAACCCTAAGTAAGGAATGGAGAAAGAATCCAATTCACTTTTGGACAAAAGGAGACAAAGGCCCGGAGGTTAATCGATGGTTTGTTGTCGAGGGGAACCACTTCCGACCCACCTTTACATTGAGTGACCAGATCGATCAGACAACTTTTACAAATATGGTCCAAGAATTAGTAGACTATCGGCTAGCGCAGTATCGGCCTAAGGAAGGTGGCACTGGCAGTACGACGGTCCTCCCATTCCCAGGCGGACAGGGGCGGCCAACGATTCCCTACTACTCGGATCTGAAAATAGCCTGCGGGCACTTTCGCACAAGTAATCCTGAGGAACCTGAGCACATAGGCATACCCGCGGACGTTGGTCGCATTGATCCTGAGCGCCACTTCGTCGCTCGGGCGCGTGGTGACTCGATGAATGGCGGTAAGCGTCCAATTCAGAACGGTGATTACCTGCTGATGGAATGGGCAACACCGACATCTGCTGGCTCGATTACCGGGTCAACGATGGCGATTGAGCGTGCTGATGAGGCTGGTGATACGCAGTACCTGCTTCGTGAGGTTATTAAGGACGCCGATGGGCATTATCGGTTGCGTGCTAAGAATCCAGAGTACGAGGATCTCGCCGCTGATGAATCTATGCGCACCTTCGCGCGATTGAAAGAGCTCCTCGATCCCCTCGCGATGGCCAGGGGCCAAAGCTTTTACCGAAAAGAGATCCCGCCGCTATTCGGTGAGGTCTTTAATGCAGCTATCTGGGAGACAGGCCATGTGGTGCTGGCTGATCGGACCCATGTTCTGCTGGTAACGCTCAACAAACAGGGCAAGCAGACGAAGCATCGCTATCTCGATCACTTCATGGATGACCACACGTTTTATTGGCAGAGTCAGAATCAGACCAAAGCCACTAGCAAGCGTGGACGGGAGATCATTGAGCAAGCCAAACGCGGCACGCGGATCCACCTTTTTGTTCGTGAAAATCGGCTGAAATCTGACGGCCGAGCTGCACCGTTCCGCTATATGGGGGAGTTGGAATATTTGTCGCATGAGGGAGAGGAACCGATGGGAGTAAAGTTCTCAGTATCGTAA
- a CDS encoding class I SAM-dependent methyltransferase produces MADYYSDNAETLFERYNALDFEGVHAALIPMLPGTPRAALDIGAGSGRDAQALAERGWEVVAVEPAKRLRELGQKHTQRTPVWWIDDCLPDLIRTRALSERFNLILLSAVWMHVPPGERQRSLRTLVDLLTPGGVLYLTLRHGPGDGERTFYPVSHNEVIHLGLREGLVDITPAPQRPQALDLQGRAAVTWEAVCLQRRHEADYDTDPA; encoded by the coding sequence ATGGCGGACTATTACTCGGATAATGCCGAGACCCTCTTCGAGCGCTACAACGCGCTCGATTTCGAGGGGGTGCATGCTGCGCTAATCCCAATGCTGCCGGGCACACCGAGGGCGGCGCTAGATATCGGTGCGGGTTCCGGCCGTGATGCCCAAGCGCTCGCAGAAAGAGGCTGGGAAGTGGTGGCAGTGGAACCTGCCAAGCGCCTGCGGGAGCTCGGGCAGAAACACACACAACGCACGCCAGTATGGTGGATAGATGACTGCCTGCCAGACCTAATTCGGACACGGGCATTGTCCGAGCGTTTCAACCTAATCCTGCTATCCGCGGTGTGGATGCACGTGCCGCCCGGCGAGCGGCAGAGGTCGCTCAGGACGCTAGTCGATCTACTAACGCCAGGAGGCGTTCTTTACCTCACATTGCGGCATGGCCCCGGTGATGGAGAGCGGACTTTCTATCCAGTCAGTCACAATGAAGTGATCCATCTCGGCCTCCGCGAAGGCCTGGTCGACATAACGCCCGCGCCCCAGAGACCGCAAGCGCTTGACTTGCAGGGCCGCGCTGCGGTCACTTGGGAGGCGGTTTGCTTACAGCGACGCCACGAGGCCGATTACGATACTGATCCGGCATAA